One Keratinibaculum paraultunense genomic window carries:
- a CDS encoding YncE family protein, translating to MKLKEKLIIANTGDDTLTCINLLDKKVDKIIYLRETINNGTNTMLNVPSIGPWDMIYDGYKFVYCTNAYDNSIFKIDIISGNLVDKLYVGSFPTSIKAFDDHIFIVNSDSNSISVVDEKEFYLIENIPVGEKPIDIEIDEIQKKLYIANSNGSSINIIDLDEYKNQTIKLKNNPLKIIIEDEYMYILYSVNNGTINNSNISIMNLKNYSEEEIFQLKGIFTTMLKLNDKEIVFITSIDEGYICRLDIEKRNLLSKTKLMGMPNRIKWDRDNTIFITDIANDILYFFDIKENNLTDYIKVGKEPGGILII from the coding sequence TTGAAATTAAAAGAGAAACTTATTATTGCTAATACTGGGGATGATACGTTAACTTGTATAAATCTATTAGATAAAAAAGTAGATAAAATAATTTATTTAAGGGAAACTATAAATAATGGTACAAATACTATGTTGAATGTTCCTTCAATTGGGCCTTGGGATATGATATACGATGGATATAAATTTGTATATTGCACCAATGCTTATGATAATTCAATTTTTAAGATCGATATAATTAGTGGTAATCTTGTAGATAAATTATATGTAGGAAGTTTCCCTACTAGTATAAAAGCTTTTGATGATCATATTTTTATTGTAAACAGTGATTCTAATTCTATATCTGTTGTTGACGAGAAAGAATTTTATTTAATTGAAAATATTCCAGTAGGTGAAAAACCTATAGATATTGAAATTGATGAAATTCAAAAAAAATTATATATAGCTAATAGTAATGGAAGTAGTATAAATATTATAGACCTAGATGAATATAAGAATCAAACCATTAAATTAAAAAACAATCCACTTAAAATAATCATAGAAGATGAATATATGTATATCTTGTATAGTGTCAATAATGGGACTATAAATAATAGTAATATTTCCATAATGAATTTAAAAAATTATAGTGAAGAAGAAATTTTTCAGCTTAAAGGTATATTTACAACCATGTTAAAATTAAATGATAAAGAAATAGTTTTTATTACTAGTATAGATGAGGGGTATATTTGTAGGTTGGACATTGAAAAAAGAAATCTATTAAGCAAAACTAAGCTTATGGGAATGCCTAATAGAATTAAATGGGATAGAGACAACACAATATTTATAACTGATATAGCAAATGATATATTATATTTTTTTGATATAAAAGAGAATAATTTAACAGATTATATAAAAGTTGGAAAAGAGCCGGGAGGGATTTTAATTATCTAG
- a CDS encoding alpha/beta-type small acid-soluble spore protein: MANNKIVVPEAREALNQMKLEIASELGINNYDSIDKGNLPSRVNGYVGGYMVKKLVEDAQRQLSNK; this comes from the coding sequence ATGGCTAATAATAAAATAGTAGTTCCTGAAGCTAGAGAAGCTTTAAATCAAATGAAGTTAGAAATAGCTAGCGAACTAGGAATTAATAACTATGATAGCATAGATAAAGGCAATTTACCTTCTAGAGTGAACGGTTATGTAGGCGGATATATGGTAAAAAAACTTGTAGAAGATGCTCAAAGACAATTATCAAATAAATAA
- a CDS encoding single-stranded DNA-binding protein: MISKLMDTNSVKIIGKMATPLNFSHEIYGEGFYTFEVEVPRLSNSVDILPITVSERLIVDMDLDVGAFVEIYGQLRSYNRYIDNGSRLILTVFARDIILLIDEDEIKEMLEKPNEIFLDGYICKPPIYRTTPLGREITDLLIAVNRAYNKSDYIPCIAWGRNARFCEKLLIGDHIKIWGRIQSRKYQKRYGNDKIETKVAYEVSISKLEYIENDNNRKYL; this comes from the coding sequence ATGATTAGTAAATTAATGGATACTAATTCGGTAAAAATTATAGGTAAAATGGCTACGCCATTAAATTTTAGCCATGAAATATATGGTGAAGGATTTTATACATTTGAAGTAGAAGTGCCCAGGTTGAGTAATTCAGTAGATATTTTACCTATTACTGTTTCTGAACGTTTAATTGTAGATATGGATTTAGATGTTGGAGCATTTGTAGAGATATATGGGCAACTAAGATCATATAATAGATATATTGATAATGGTAGCCGTTTGATTTTAACAGTATTTGCTAGGGATATTATATTGTTAATAGATGAAGATGAAATAAAAGAAATGTTAGAAAAACCAAATGAAATTTTTTTAGATGGATATATATGTAAACCTCCTATTTACAGAACTACACCTCTAGGAAGAGAAATAACTGATTTACTTATAGCTGTAAATAGAGCGTACAATAAATCTGATTACATACCTTGTATTGCTTGGGGAAGAAATGCAAGATTTTGTGAAAAATTACTAATAGGAGATCATATAAAAATATGGGGAAGGATACAGAGTAGAAAATATCAAAAAAGATATGGAAATGATAAAATAGAAACTAAGGTTGCTTATGAAGTGTCTATATCTAAGTTAGAATATATTGAAAATGATAACAATAGGAAATACTTATAA
- a CDS encoding aspartate-semialdehyde dehydrogenase, whose amino-acid sequence MVNIGIVGATGMVGRNFLKIMEERNFPVNKLYLFASSKSKGKTINFKNKEYIVEELKEDSFDKPIDIALFSAGGNISKKFAPIAKEKGIVVIDNSSAWRMEEWVPLIVPEVNPEAINKHKGIISNPNCSTIQSVIPLKPLDDEYGLKRVVFSTYQSVSGSGIGGLKDLEKGLNKPFHEKYPHPIAFNVIPHIDDFLDNGYTKEEIKMIEETKKILENNDIKITATTVRVPVKYGHAVSANIELKKDFELKDIFKLLENFPGIEVLDDPTNNIYPMPIMAEGKDKVYVGRIRRDFSLENGLNIWIVADNIRKGAATNTIQIAELLLKNRRL is encoded by the coding sequence ATGGTAAATATTGGAATCGTAGGGGCTACAGGTATGGTTGGTCGAAATTTCCTAAAAATAATGGAAGAAAGAAATTTCCCAGTAAATAAATTATATCTATTTGCCTCATCAAAATCTAAAGGTAAAACAATAAATTTTAAAAATAAAGAATATATAGTAGAAGAATTAAAAGAAGATTCCTTTGATAAACCCATAGATATAGCTTTATTCTCAGCAGGAGGTAATATAAGTAAAAAATTTGCCCCTATTGCAAAAGAAAAAGGAATTGTGGTAATTGACAACAGTAGTGCATGGAGGATGGAAGAATGGGTACCTCTAATAGTTCCAGAAGTAAATCCTGAAGCAATAAATAAACATAAAGGTATAATTTCAAACCCAAATTGTTCCACCATTCAATCAGTTATACCTCTTAAACCTTTGGATGATGAATATGGATTAAAGAGAGTTGTATTTTCAACTTATCAATCAGTATCTGGCTCAGGAATAGGAGGACTTAAAGATTTGGAAAAAGGTTTAAACAAACCTTTCCATGAAAAATATCCTCATCCTATTGCTTTTAATGTAATACCACATATTGATGATTTTCTCGATAATGGTTATACAAAAGAAGAAATTAAAATGATTGAAGAAACAAAAAAGATACTAGAAAACAACGACATAAAAATAACTGCCACTACTGTAAGAGTTCCTGTTAAATACGGTCATGCTGTATCTGCAAATATTGAATTAAAAAAAGACTTTGAACTAAAAGATATATTTAAATTATTGGAAAATTTCCCAGGAATAGAAGTATTAGATGATCCTACAAACAATATTTATCCTATGCCTATTATGGCAGAAGGTAAAGACAAAGTATATGTAGGAAGAATAAGAAGAGATTTTAGTTTAGAAAATGGTTTAAATATTTGGATAGTAGCAGACAATATCAGGAAAGGTGCAGCTACTAATACTATCCAAATAGCTGAATTATTATTAAAAAATAGGAGGTTATAA
- the dapA gene encoding 4-hydroxy-tetrahydrodipicolinate synthase, which translates to MFKGSGVAIVTPFNDQGVDFEKLGELLEWHISEGTDAIIICGTTGESATMSDEEKKEAIRFTVEKVNNRIPVIAGTGSNNTKHSIELSQYAEEIGADGLLIVTPYYNKTTQKGLIEHYTAIADKVNIPIIVYNVPSRTGLNVLPNTLFEMSKHPNIRGVKEASGNIAQVAEIARLADDDFYIYSGNDDMVVPLLSLGGHGVISVAANILPKDTHNMVQFFLDGDIEASKELQLKMKPLIDALFIEVNPIPVKEAMNLLGMNVGPCRLPLTSMSDENREKLIDEMKKYGMEIRR; encoded by the coding sequence ATGTTTAAAGGTTCTGGAGTTGCTATAGTGACCCCTTTTAACGATCAAGGGGTTGATTTTGAAAAACTTGGCGAATTATTAGAATGGCATATCTCAGAAGGTACAGATGCTATTATAATATGTGGTACTACTGGTGAATCAGCTACTATGAGCGATGAAGAAAAAAAAGAAGCTATCAGATTTACAGTAGAAAAAGTAAATAATAGAATTCCAGTAATTGCAGGAACGGGCAGTAATAACACTAAACATTCTATTGAACTTAGTCAATATGCAGAAGAAATTGGAGCTGATGGATTGCTAATAGTAACCCCATATTATAATAAAACCACTCAAAAAGGATTAATAGAACATTATACTGCAATTGCTGATAAAGTAAACATACCTATTATTGTATATAATGTGCCTAGTAGAACTGGATTAAATGTACTACCAAACACCTTATTTGAAATGTCTAAACATCCAAATATCAGAGGTGTAAAAGAAGCAAGTGGTAATATTGCTCAAGTGGCTGAAATTGCTAGGTTAGCAGATGATGATTTCTATATATATTCCGGAAATGATGATATGGTAGTTCCACTTTTATCTCTAGGTGGTCATGGAGTTATATCAGTAGCAGCTAATATACTGCCAAAAGATACTCACAACATGGTCCAATTTTTCTTAGATGGAGATATAGAAGCTTCTAAAGAATTACAATTGAAAATGAAACCATTAATAGATGCTCTATTTATCGAAGTAAATCCAATTCCTGTTAAAGAAGCTATGAATTTACTAGGTATGAATGTTGGTCCTTGTAGGCTACCATTAACTTCCATGTCTGATGAGAATAGAGAAAAATTAATAGACGAAATGAAAAAATATGGTATGGAGATTAGGAGGTAA
- a CDS encoding type II CAAX endopeptidase family protein, with protein sequence MPKNKNIPSILETNILFLFIALSLTTLGAFAQYKNIYIGLLITEYIIILMPIVLYLKFNNYSINYVLRLNKINLKQILLTILIVLFSYPVAVFFNFIGITLLSRFIEIQPTPLPLPSNLKEYVLSFLIISLTPGICEETMFRGLIMSSYDRLGKKKAIIYSAILFGLFHFNVQNLLGPIYLGILFGTIAYKTNSIYATMIGHTVNNTIALTIGYIATKTEQLVGLSMENVDLPEMEQMIIAILGLGIFVLVFGFISFKLIKLLPTGEKKEVLELNTFIQGEYLTRELYKKDGMNMMEVFPIFIIVVIFILWNYKLLFI encoded by the coding sequence ATGCCTAAAAACAAAAACATACCATCAATTTTAGAAACAAATATATTGTTTTTATTTATTGCATTATCACTGACAACATTAGGAGCATTTGCCCAATATAAAAACATCTATATAGGTTTATTGATAACTGAATACATTATTATATTGATGCCAATAGTATTATATTTAAAGTTTAATAATTATTCTATTAATTATGTTCTTAGACTTAACAAGATAAATTTAAAACAAATATTATTGACTATATTAATAGTATTATTTTCTTATCCAGTAGCGGTATTCTTTAATTTTATTGGTATAACTTTGTTGAGTAGATTTATAGAAATTCAACCAACTCCTTTACCTTTGCCTTCTAATCTAAAGGAGTATGTACTTAGTTTTTTAATAATTTCTTTGACACCTGGAATATGCGAAGAAACTATGTTTAGAGGATTAATAATGTCTTCTTATGATAGATTAGGTAAGAAAAAAGCTATTATATATTCTGCTATATTATTTGGATTATTTCATTTTAATGTACAAAATTTGTTAGGACCTATCTATTTAGGCATATTATTTGGAACAATAGCATATAAAACTAATTCCATCTATGCTACAATGATTGGACATACCGTAAATAATACTATTGCATTAACTATTGGCTATATTGCAACTAAGACTGAGCAACTAGTAGGATTGAGTATGGAAAACGTAGATTTGCCTGAGATGGAACAGATGATAATTGCTATTTTAGGACTAGGTATATTTGTTTTGGTATTTGGTTTTATATCTTTTAAATTAATAAAACTACTGCCTACAGGAGAAAAAAAAGAAGTTTTAGAATTAAATACTTTTATACAAGGAGAATATTTAACAAGGGAATTATATAAAAAAGATGGGATGAATATGATGGAAGTTTTTCCTATATTTATAATTGTAGTAATATTTATTTTATGGAATTACAAACTTTTGTTTATATAG
- the dapB gene encoding 4-hydroxy-tetrahydrodipicolinate reductase gives MLKVVISGYLGQMGQTISKLISAREDMELVGGIDKNASSYNGNIDIYENILDFNKKCDVIIDFSHPSSIDNLINYAILNNTPLVIGTTGYGEKEIDKLKEASKNIPIFYSANMSLGINLILSLVSKAASILGEDFDIEIIEKHHNKKIDAPSGTAYMIANEINKVFNNNKSYTFGRHTKNNKRTPDEIGIHAIRGGTIVGEHTVLFAGLDEIIEIKHSAYSKNVFAKGALTAAEFIVNKEKGLYNMKDMINK, from the coding sequence ATGCTAAAGGTAGTTATAAGCGGTTATCTAGGTCAAATGGGGCAAACAATTAGTAAACTCATTTCAGCTAGAGAGGACATGGAATTAGTAGGGGGTATAGATAAAAACGCTTCTTCATATAACGGAAATATAGATATATATGAAAACATACTGGATTTTAATAAAAAATGTGATGTTATAATCGATTTTTCCCATCCTTCATCTATAGATAATTTAATTAATTATGCAATATTAAATAATACTCCATTAGTAATTGGAACTACTGGATATGGTGAAAAAGAAATAGATAAGCTAAAAGAAGCTTCAAAAAATATTCCAATATTCTACTCAGCCAATATGTCTTTAGGAATTAACCTTATATTATCCTTAGTTTCAAAAGCTGCTTCTATTTTAGGTGAAGATTTTGATATTGAAATAATTGAAAAACATCACAACAAAAAAATAGATGCACCTAGCGGAACTGCCTATATGATAGCTAATGAAATCAACAAGGTTTTTAATAATAACAAATCATACACCTTTGGAAGACATACTAAAAATAATAAAAGAACTCCTGATGAAATAGGGATTCATGCAATTCGCGGAGGAACTATAGTAGGTGAACATACTGTATTATTTGCTGGATTAGATGAAATTATTGAAATAAAACATAGTGCTTATTCAAAAAACGTATTTGCTAAAGGTGCATTAACTGCTGCTGAGTTCATAGTAAATAAGGAAAAAGGATTATATAATATGAAAGATATGATAAATAAATAA
- a CDS encoding DUF4364 family protein: MFAENTEELAQNKLLLLYIIDKSKEPLTNEELTEFILENNYMNYFLIQQYLSELVNSKFIEYVEKENKKIYRMLDKGKITLYYLQDRIPENIKKYILSKFNQISNEKNKSTQIIGEYFKTDEHSYTINLKLVEKNDTLFSLYLNVTTEEQAQKICSTWKQNTEYIFKNILNLLINEEIFSLDN, translated from the coding sequence ATGTTTGCAGAAAATACTGAAGAACTTGCTCAAAATAAATTGCTTTTACTGTATATAATTGATAAATCTAAAGAACCTCTAACCAACGAGGAACTTACTGAATTTATACTGGAAAATAATTACATGAACTATTTTTTAATCCAACAATATTTATCTGAACTGGTAAATTCAAAATTTATAGAATATGTGGAGAAAGAAAATAAAAAAATCTATAGAATGCTGGACAAAGGTAAAATAACTCTTTACTATTTGCAAGATAGAATCCCTGAAAACATTAAAAAATATATTTTAAGCAAATTTAATCAAATATCTAATGAAAAAAATAAAAGCACTCAAATTATAGGAGAATATTTTAAAACAGATGAACATAGTTATACGATAAATCTTAAATTAGTAGAAAAAAATGACACTTTATTTAGCCTTTATTTAAATGTAACTACTGAAGAACAAGCTCAAAAAATTTGTAGTACTTGGAAACAAAATACAGAATATATTTTTAAAAATATATTGAATTTATTAATAAATGAAGAAATATTTTCACTAGATAATTAA
- a CDS encoding small, acid-soluble spore protein, alpha/beta type has translation MKNKKKKREPTLEDKLKYEIAEELGLMDKINEVGWGGLTAKESGRIGGLIRVKKKELENEQKK, from the coding sequence ATGAAAAATAAAAAAAAGAAAAGAGAGCCAACTTTAGAAGATAAATTAAAATATGAAATTGCCGAAGAATTAGGATTGATGGATAAAATAAATGAAGTAGGATGGGGAGGCTTAACAGCTAAGGAATCAGGCAGGATAGGTGGTTTGATAAGGGTTAAAAAGAAAGAGTTAGAGAATGAGCAAAAGAAATAA
- the pdaB gene encoding polysaccharide deacetylase family sporulation protein PdaB, producing the protein MNKEYKRNHIIFRILVVIFLVIISIIYTGIKSNINISEVFSYKKELPIYSVETEEKKVAITFDASWGDDHTLDILDILDKYNVKSTFFLVGFWVDKYPEHVKEIYNRGHDVGNHSTNHPYMTKLSDEEIVKEINITEDKIEKIINEKPILFRAPFGDYDDRVINLCKENGYYVIQWDVDSLDWKEMGVQPVVDRVIRNVRNGSIILFHNNAKYVSEYLPIVIERLQNEGYEIVPVSQLIYKDNFYMDNTGRQIQKNDE; encoded by the coding sequence TTGAATAAGGAATATAAAAGAAATCATATAATATTTAGAATACTTGTAGTTATATTTTTAGTTATAATTTCAATTATATATACTGGTATTAAATCAAATATTAATATTTCAGAAGTATTTTCATATAAAAAAGAATTGCCAATATATAGTGTAGAAACAGAGGAGAAAAAAGTAGCTATTACTTTTGATGCATCTTGGGGCGATGACCATACTTTAGATATATTAGATATATTGGATAAATATAATGTAAAAAGCACTTTTTTTTTAGTGGGATTTTGGGTTGATAAATATCCTGAACATGTAAAGGAGATATATAATAGAGGTCATGATGTAGGGAATCATTCTACAAATCATCCTTATATGACCAAGTTATCTGATGAAGAAATTGTAAAAGAAATTAATATAACAGAAGATAAAATAGAAAAGATAATAAATGAAAAACCTATATTATTTAGAGCTCCATTTGGAGATTATGATGATAGAGTAATAAATTTGTGTAAGGAAAACGGTTACTATGTGATTCAATGGGATGTGGATTCATTAGATTGGAAGGAGATGGGAGTACAACCAGTAGTAGATAGAGTTATTAGAAATGTAAGAAATGGATCAATAATATTATTTCACAATAATGCAAAATATGTATCAGAATATTTACCTATAGTTATAGAGAGACTTCAAAATGAAGGATATGAAATAGTGCCAGTGTCTCAATTGATTTATAAAGATAATTTTTATATGGATAATACAGGAAGACAAATACAAAAGAATGATGAATAA